The window TATTCTGTTGAACTTCTATGTGGTAGAGAATAAAAGGGCTCATCTCAAAGTTCCATCAGCAGAAATTTTTTGTATATGATTGACAAAATCATTATTCATTCGACGTCATATGACTGATGGTAGCATTTTCAGGTTGGTACAGGTATAACAAATGTATTGATCAATGCCCGAAAGGCTGTTGATAAATCTTTCGCTGGCGAAGCAGAGGATGTACCTGTATTATCAACCAGTGTTGCATATGGTGTTTATATGGCTGTTTCTAGCAACCTAAGGTATGAGGttttaaaggaaataaatatcTATAATTACTCTAAGCTTCTAGGAATTTACTATTGTTAACTGTATCATTGTATTTGAAACCCtattcaaattatctcaaatCTAACATTCTTGATTAtccattgtttttttataacatgtcaAGTTAAGGAACTTCCCTCTTACATATTTCGAATGTAGTGTTAGAAAAGAAAGACGAGAGGAGAGGTGGGTGATGAAAGATGAGAGGGTGAAGAGAGGTCTTCTCCCTCCTCCCGAAGATCAGCCGCACTAGGGTTTTGGGAGAGTTTCAGGGAGAGAGTTTCAAAGTAGTagtttttttcataaatctttaaTTGATCACTCCCCCgacaggaaaaaaataaataaataaattgatgtaatttttccCGGATACGTGCTGGGAACTGGGAAGTATTTGGATCAATATTATAAATGGGTGAGGCTAGTTATAACAGATCATCATCTCCATATGCAGCCAGTTAACAGGgatattttgctttttttgtCAATAGGTACCAAGTACTTGCGGGAATAATTGAACAACGAATCCTAGAACCCTTGCTACACCAGCACAAGATTATACTAAGTGCTATTTGCTTTGCTGTTCGAACTGGCAACACATTCTTAGGGTCATTAATGTAAGAATTGATCTCTCCTTCGATGTCATCTCTTCAGGTTGTTGCACTTCCTTTTCCACTTCTTATGATGACTGACACTGTATATTCTGCATATAGGTGGGTGGATTATGCACGCTGGACTGGAATACAAAAGATAAGGGAGTAGAGCATTGGCTGGAAAAACTAAGTTATATCATTGTTGCAAGTAAAATTTACATTAGAATAAGATATAACTTCTATATGTGGATTTGCATGGGATGATAGGGGATCGATTTGGGTGCTTTGGTTTTGCATACCCCGTGGTAGAACTCTGGCCgtaaatttattgtaattaataatgttatagGCCCTAAAACCTCCTTATATTCCAGAATGTCACTGTCGCTAGCACAGCAAAAACATGCTGATGCAGAATTGTAAACAGAGCTGCCCTCACCAGGGGTTTGATATTTGTTAGATTTGTGGTGTTTGAAGAATGCAATGAATGTTTGCTTTGGTGAGCTGATGGGCAAGATAGGTTGACATCTTTGTCAATGTCTAACTTTCATTTGTGAGCGAATTTCACTTGCCTCTTTTTATAGTATGCTAGTTTCAAATCTGAAGCAGAGTCTATCTTATGTGTTGCTTTCTCCAATTGCAAGCAAATTGTCCAGCAAGTTAGATCCAAATTTCAATACCATTCATCCTTTGTTTTGGTTTCAATGGATGTTTTTTCATTGTAGCCCTGCTTCTTCTGCTTGCTTCATGGATGAGAGGACACTGGTCCTTTCACACCTCAactattttatttggaaaatgatatttttcatccTAAATTTGTTCATCTTCAATTATACAGTTGGTTTGacttattttaaatgttttttttatgtgacTGATATAAAAAGCTATTTATATTGCGGCACATCAAATAGTATGAATTGGGTTTTAATATGAGAATTGATAGTTGATGCTGTGAGTGCGCAAGTGTCGAACAATTGCTTTgagaaaagtgaataaatacgatacccatataagaaaaaattaattttttaaaaatgaacttcactctttttcaaagcgactgcacgactcTTGTACACTtcatgactgtatgtagcattattcttttctttttgagtatatttttaatttaccGGTTTTTTGAACTTAATAAATACTTGCTTATTTTAAATACTCGATtgatattcaaatttgaaaaacctTTTGAATTTGTAACAGATCATAATCTTATGAATGTTTTCAATGTATTAAATGTGCACAAATAAGTGAAGAAGCAAATGAAAAATTGTTTCGTGAAAAAGCAAATAATAATGGTGCAATCAAAGTAGAtctattacaaattgtgtatacaattatggaaaatgataaaaaaaatgttgaccCGATACCAATTCTAATAACTTAATTCGAATGGCAcgtttaaaatatgattatttatttattatttatatttgaaaaattctagacataagcctcacacttctgcacaccacttaaaaatatataatattatttttttaccctcATATTTCTTAACATGTGAAATGTGAAATATCAAGCATgagggtaaaaaagtaaaattacatatttttaagtagtgtgCAATAATGTGAGACTTCTGTATAGCacaactatttatattttaataatttaatacaaacTCAAATGAGCCAACACTCTCAGAACAGGGAATTTCCGGACCCTCCCTGCATTCAGCAGGAACATACTCAATCTCGTATAATGCAGCAATTGATAGAAACCACCAAGGAGACATCATCCTTGCAGTAACAAGCTATATGGCTACAACATATCTGAAACAAAAGGGGAAGCAGCAGCGGCTCTTCTAACAATTAAAGAGGCTTCATTCAGACAACTTGAGAGAATAATAATAGAAGGGATCCAAAATTCAAGAATACATGAAGATTGGTGAATTGATCCCATCATCCAAGACATCTCGTCCATTCTTGAGTCTTTCATAAGCtggaaaatctaaaaaactaaTTGGTTCCAAAACCGATCAGCGTATTTCCTGACGCAATGGGCAACTGCCAATTCTCAACTTGGTAGCATACCTCTTAACTAGTCTCccttcctttttcaatttttatagcggtaaatatttttctcagtAGTTGtattagaattattttattattgatccaatattaagatttgatctgtaagatttaaattttaaaatttatcttttaaattaaattatattatgtaaatattttattaattatgtcatCTATACCATAGaatttttaattgtaatataCATTTCCATGAAACTATTGAACTTCATTTCCTATTATTAATGCATGACgtgattatgaaaaaaaaaaaaaaaagagaagaaaaaaatgaatggaaaTAAGGAAGGGTTTGGAGTGGGCCTAAGGCAACCTGGACCGCAGGCCCTCTACCCCTAATGGGCAAATTTTGACCATTTTCTCCACCGTAAATACCCAAACCCTACTTAAAACCTCAGAGACAAAAGGGTGGACGaccgagagagagacagagagagagatgacgcAGAAATCAAACCTTTTCAAAGGCCAACACAAGAAGAAATCCGTCCCTCCCAACCGCCATGGCAAAGTCCCTCAAATCCGCAAAGGTGCccatctctatctctctctgcgTATCTGTATGTCTGTATTTTCGTcactttgtggagtttttgtAATTGACATTtcattcatctattttttcGGCAGGGAAAAGATATGTGAAGCCATCCAAGATTACCAAGGAGATGGATGTTGATCGTGTATGTTCCATTTTCCTCACACTTATAATAAACTTTTCCTTTGACCTGTCTTTTTTCCCCCCTTTGTTTTTCCGTCTGTTAGGTCTGGTTTGGTCTACGTTAATAGGTTCGGGATGTGTATTAAAAGTCTAATCAGCTTGATTCTCTTGCCCTTAGTAATCCCGCAGTGGGTAATAAGTTCATAAGATGATCTTTACGAATTACGTACAAGAAAGTTAAACTTTTCTTCAGCCAAATGAATGGCCAAAATGGGGCAAGATTTATGCTTTCAACGAACCCTAGCTTAGTGAAGTTCTTAAGTTCAAAATGAGGCAAGACTTGAAGCAGGGTTGGAAGGAAatgccattttcttttttaacttttggtCCTTGAGAAGACAGGCAGTCATGAGTAGTTTTGTGGGTTATATAGGATGGGCTTGAAGTGATCCTTTCCCAATTGATCTCAGACACCCAATGTACTTGCACTTCTGGTTGTTGAGTCTCGCCGCCCTTCATGTCTTTACGCACACTATGTTTTTAGCTCATTTGCTGATCGGTGTGACAAAggtttaatttttctttgatgGAATTTTGGATGGAATTATGGAGTCATTAGCATTGAATTTCCATACTTTAAAACTTTAAACCCATTGTGAGTTCTTCTCTCTTCGTTTTTACCATCGAGTTCCCGGGCAGTTATTAATGCCACATTCATGTAATACATATCATGACACGGTGGCAGGCCTGTATGCAATTGGGCTCCTCAGTTGCTATATTCTGTATATGAAACCATTCaccttttttttcataagtagttaagtacaataaaattttattgaaaactatTCACCTTATTCACTCTGGCTTTGTTTTGATGACGGCATTTAATTAACAGCAACCCCCCTGttctcttctctccattttaaagtAGAAGCTGTTTTTATGGGTATCTTTGTACACGGGAGTCATAGGCATGACTTCTTTTACTCTTGGTGATAGAAGCCTTGTTATCAGCTCAGCTGGTGTCACCATCCTTTAACGAAAACTATACAAATAATGAAGAGGTTGGAAAATAGATGATAAAGGAAGCCAAAGGATCTCTGCCAGTTTTCTTCTTATGTTTCCTCACTCCAGAAGAATTTACTTATTTAGATTCATCAATGATGATCTTCTCTTATTCAACTTGATCGAAACAGGAGCTGAGCAAGTT is drawn from Juglans regia cultivar Chandler chromosome 5, Walnut 2.0, whole genome shotgun sequence and contains these coding sequences:
- the LOC108988412 gene encoding uncharacterized protein LOC108988412, producing the protein MTQKSNLFKGQHKKKSVPPNRHGKVPQIRKGKRYVKPSKITKEMDVDRELSKFINHCNEVKAATAANKDGGQLSIVKTPAESSAGEKK